Proteins from one Gimesia maris genomic window:
- a CDS encoding prenyltransferase/squalene oxidase repeat-containing protein: MNNRIHNLIEKILAGRDLTFDQILWGFLILAAVFASIHLLSMLVTRWGDRNASSKALLFSIIVHLSLSLGVVTFWPEQAPTSLAKSEPVQEKDDITLNLTESTETIKNKESGNSPVWEKLPPPKKTELSRIDLSRPEFTPLSAPPEKERPQEISDMPMPDVVSKSDLPVTPSKVNIENVSQKRIQSQAPLEITDITAESRSEVSVPSTSHSRSKMIRSGQFDQQLERQSTPGAIDRIQPSFSAQKKTLALNAQTDPQSVLERNAADSMLSKRTGPAPSNLKLNTTGVETTESSETSSNVAPTEPRFARRKSRTMRSVSDGTIQRSAPQTPSGKANPDSERLLAERSTLPLTMSQNGPQPNALRPNFDAVSNRTKANIPATYRLRNLSKRKEIAQKFGGTEESERAVESSLKWLANHQERAGYWDADRFGAGKVKIDEQGIDRRNAGVQADAGLTALSILAFLGAGYTQEEGLYADNLNRAIQWMIKQQNSNGFLGGEATHYARMYSHAMATYALAEAYGLLNDPKSNPQLRESVARAIAYIVENQNQYDGGWRYVKGQKSDMSMFGWQLMALKSAEIAGIPIPSDTKQLMVKFLKDRSMGKNDGLATYRQVEPATPPTPAMTAESLFCKQMLGIRRDNPACREAVQFISDRPPRHSEHNLYYWYYGTLAMYQYGGNPWREWNEDLRELLISEQITQGENAGSWDPRPPWGPYGGRLYSTTLSTLCLEVYYRFLPLYQMGGRYDDQGTHD, from the coding sequence ATGAATAATCGCATTCATAATTTGATCGAAAAAATCCTGGCTGGTCGAGACCTTACCTTCGATCAGATTTTATGGGGATTTTTAATTTTAGCTGCGGTCTTTGCATCAATTCATCTACTCTCGATGCTGGTTACGCGCTGGGGTGATCGAAATGCATCATCGAAAGCGTTATTGTTCTCTATCATCGTTCATTTGTCTTTATCACTCGGAGTTGTAACCTTCTGGCCAGAACAGGCACCGACATCACTGGCCAAGTCAGAGCCTGTACAGGAAAAAGATGATATCACACTCAATCTTACAGAGAGTACGGAAACGATCAAAAATAAGGAGTCAGGCAACTCACCTGTCTGGGAAAAACTCCCTCCCCCCAAAAAAACAGAATTGTCTCGTATTGATCTTAGTCGACCTGAGTTCACACCCCTGTCTGCCCCTCCAGAAAAAGAACGACCTCAGGAAATCTCAGACATGCCTATGCCGGATGTTGTTTCGAAGTCTGACTTACCGGTCACTCCATCGAAAGTAAATATTGAAAATGTCAGTCAAAAACGCATTCAGTCTCAGGCACCGCTGGAAATTACAGATATAACCGCTGAATCACGCTCAGAAGTCTCTGTGCCTTCAACATCTCATTCCCGTAGCAAAATGATCCGTAGTGGACAGTTCGATCAGCAACTGGAACGTCAGTCGACTCCAGGAGCCATAGATCGCATACAGCCTTCGTTCAGTGCCCAGAAAAAAACTCTGGCATTAAATGCCCAAACCGATCCTCAGTCAGTTTTAGAACGAAATGCAGCTGATTCTATGCTCTCAAAGAGGACTGGTCCTGCACCATCTAATCTGAAATTGAATACTACTGGTGTGGAGACAACTGAATCCAGTGAAACAAGTTCAAACGTTGCACCGACTGAACCGCGTTTTGCCAGAAGAAAATCTCGCACAATGCGGTCAGTTTCTGATGGGACGATTCAACGTTCTGCTCCTCAAACACCATCTGGAAAAGCCAACCCTGACTCTGAGCGTTTACTTGCAGAAAGAAGCACGCTGCCTCTTACCATGAGTCAAAATGGACCTCAGCCCAATGCGCTTCGTCCTAACTTTGATGCTGTTTCCAATCGGACAAAGGCGAATATACCTGCAACATACAGGCTGAGAAATCTATCAAAGAGGAAAGAAATTGCCCAGAAGTTTGGAGGCACGGAAGAATCGGAGCGGGCGGTTGAATCCAGTTTGAAATGGTTAGCCAATCACCAGGAACGGGCGGGTTATTGGGATGCAGACCGGTTTGGCGCAGGCAAGGTCAAAATTGATGAGCAGGGAATTGATCGACGTAATGCAGGAGTACAGGCAGATGCGGGTCTGACTGCTCTTTCAATATTAGCATTCCTGGGTGCAGGCTATACACAGGAAGAAGGTCTGTATGCTGACAATCTGAATCGAGCAATTCAGTGGATGATCAAACAGCAGAATTCCAATGGATTTCTGGGTGGAGAAGCGACTCATTATGCCCGTATGTACTCGCATGCAATGGCGACCTATGCGCTGGCAGAAGCCTATGGCTTACTAAACGATCCAAAATCAAATCCTCAGTTGCGCGAAAGCGTCGCACGGGCAATTGCCTATATCGTTGAAAATCAAAACCAGTACGATGGTGGTTGGCGTTATGTTAAAGGCCAGAAAAGTGATATGAGTATGTTTGGCTGGCAACTGATGGCTTTGAAGAGTGCTGAAATTGCCGGTATTCCTATTCCCTCTGATACTAAACAACTGATGGTTAAATTTCTCAAAGATCGCAGCATGGGTAAGAATGATGGCTTAGCCACTTATCGCCAGGTTGAACCTGCTACCCCGCCCACTCCGGCAATGACAGCAGAATCATTGTTCTGCAAGCAAATGCTGGGAATCCGCCGCGATAACCCTGCGTGTCGTGAAGCCGTGCAGTTTATTTCTGATCGACCACCGCGTCATTCGGAACACAATCTTTACTACTGGTACTATGGTACGCTGGCCATGTATCAATATGGTGGAAATCCATGGCGGGAATGGAATGAAGACTTGAGAGAACTCTTAATATCAGAACAAATCACACAAGGCGAAAATGCGGGAAGCTGGGATCCCCGCCCCCCTTGGGGCCCCTATGGAGGACGGCTCTACTCAACAACATTAAGCACACTTTGCCTGGAAGTCTACTATCGATTTTTACCACTCTATCAGATGGGAGGGCGTTATGATGATCAAGGCACTCATGACTGA
- a CDS encoding carboxypeptidase M32 produces MTTSTKAYEQLLLKLKQASLLASCSAVLEWDEQTCLPPEGAEHRANQLALMAGLVHEQATNTEIGDLLEELESNSAWDEDSYEQANIRESRHEYDRMTKLPRRLVEELSRVGTLSHHAWVAARKQNKFDDFLPWLEQMIYLKREQASAIGFEGNQAYDALLDEYEPGVSSELIEQAFLPLQNELVKLVAEIQNSGVKPDISILTRSYPIDKQREFSLDAAEKIGFNFKAGRLDIAAHPFCSGIGPGDCRLTTRYDEHHFPGAFFGTLHEAGHGIYEQGLRKEFFGTPAGNSTSLGIHESQSRMWENLVGRSRAFWNLYYQPAQKMFPGALSDIAIDDFYRAINDVRPSFIRVEADEVTYNLHIMLRFELEKSLISGDLKPADLESAWNEKFQEYFDITPDTPAHGCLQDVHWSAGLIGYFPTYALGNMYAAQFYQAANKELGDLNELIEAGDFLTLKNWLNQNIHSHGKRYRANRLVEVVTGETLSHLPLMTQLKQKYSELYNL; encoded by the coding sequence ATGACTACTTCTACAAAAGCATATGAACAACTCCTTCTCAAACTCAAACAAGCTTCTTTACTGGCGTCCTGTTCGGCAGTACTGGAGTGGGATGAGCAGACGTGCCTGCCCCCCGAAGGTGCTGAGCACCGTGCCAATCAACTTGCTTTAATGGCTGGGCTGGTTCATGAGCAGGCGACGAATACTGAAATAGGAGATCTCCTGGAAGAACTGGAGTCAAATTCAGCCTGGGATGAAGATTCGTACGAACAGGCAAATATCAGAGAATCACGTCATGAGTATGACCGCATGACAAAACTACCGCGTCGCCTGGTGGAAGAGCTTTCCAGGGTTGGAACACTTTCTCACCATGCGTGGGTTGCTGCACGGAAACAAAATAAATTCGACGACTTCTTACCCTGGCTGGAACAGATGATTTACCTGAAGCGTGAGCAGGCATCAGCAATCGGATTTGAAGGAAATCAGGCATACGATGCCTTACTTGACGAATACGAACCAGGTGTGTCTTCTGAATTGATTGAGCAGGCATTTCTGCCTCTACAGAACGAACTTGTCAAGCTGGTTGCAGAGATTCAGAATTCCGGAGTGAAACCTGATATCTCAATTCTGACCAGAAGCTATCCTATAGATAAACAACGTGAGTTCAGTCTCGATGCTGCTGAAAAAATTGGATTTAATTTCAAAGCCGGACGACTGGATATTGCAGCACACCCCTTTTGTAGTGGAATCGGCCCTGGAGACTGTCGCCTGACAACTCGATATGACGAACATCACTTTCCTGGTGCCTTTTTCGGAACCCTGCATGAAGCGGGGCATGGAATCTATGAGCAGGGCCTGCGAAAGGAATTTTTTGGCACTCCCGCAGGAAACTCAACATCATTGGGAATTCACGAATCACAGTCGCGGATGTGGGAAAATCTGGTCGGACGGAGCCGAGCATTCTGGAACCTGTACTATCAACCGGCACAGAAAATGTTTCCTGGAGCATTATCAGATATAGCCATCGACGATTTTTATCGCGCGATCAATGATGTCCGCCCCTCCTTTATTCGCGTCGAAGCGGATGAAGTCACTTACAATCTGCATATTATGTTACGTTTCGAATTAGAAAAATCTCTGATTTCGGGTGATTTAAAGCCTGCTGATTTAGAGTCAGCCTGGAATGAGAAGTTCCAGGAATATTTTGATATCACTCCGGATACTCCCGCGCATGGATGCCTGCAGGATGTTCACTGGAGCGCTGGATTGATTGGCTATTTTCCTACTTATGCTTTAGGAAACATGTATGCAGCTCAATTCTATCAGGCGGCAAATAAGGAACTGGGTGACCTTAACGAGTTGATTGAAGCCGGCGATTTTTTGACTCTCAAAAACTGGCTGAACCAAAATATCCATAGCCACGGCAAGCGGTATCGTGCCAATCGACTTGTCGAAGTTGTCACAGGAGAAACGCTTTCTCACTTGCCGCTAATGACTCAACTTAAACAGAAATATAGTGAACTCTATAATCTGTAA